The following DNA comes from Nocardia sp. XZ_19_385.
GGCGACAAGCGCGTCGCCTTCGTCGTGGCCGACAACGGCATGATCTTCGGCTCGGTGCATCGCGGCGTAATGCTGGAGCTGGCACGGCGTTTCGGTGATCTCTACTCCGAGCAGAACGTGCTGCTCACCTCCACCCATTCGCACGCCACCTGCGGCGGATCCAGCCACGACCACGCCTACAACCTCGCGATTCTCGGCTTCCAGCAACAGGTTTACGACGCCGAGGTGAACGGCATCGTGGAAGCCATCGCCGCCGCGCACGCCGATCTGAGCCCGGGCACGCTCGCACTGGGCCGCGGCGAACTGCACGACGCGAGTGTCAACCGGTCTCGCATCGCCTACGACCGCAACCCCGACGCGGACAAGAACTACTTCCCGCCGGCCGGCATCGACCCGGCGGTCACTGCGCTCTCGATCACCAAGGGCGGCAAGCAGGTCGGGGCCATCACCTGGTTCGCCACGCACAACACCTCGATGAGCAACAAGAATCGCTTGATCAGCGGTGACAACAAGGGTTACGCCTCGTTCGCGCACGAGCACACCGAGCACGGCGTCCGATACCTCGACGGTCAGCCGGATTTCGTGTCCGCGTTCGCACAGACCAACTCCGGCGACATGTCGCCGAATCTGAACCTGGGCCCCACCTCCGGGCCCACCGAGGACGAGTTCGAGAACACCCGCATCATCGGTGAGCGTCAGTATCGGGCCTCGAAAACCGCACTGGCGCAGGCCCGGACGATCGGCGGCACGGTCGACTCGATGCTCTGCTACATCGATCTGGCCGATATCGCGGTCGACGGGCGCTACACCGGCGACGGGCTACCCAAGCGCACCTCGCCCGCCGCGGCCGGCGTCGCGCTGATCGCGGGCAGCACCGAGGACGGGCCCGGCCTGCCCGGCATCCCGATCCCGGAAGGCGTGCGCAATCCGTTCCTGGACGCGGTCGGCGACCCGCGGCAACCCGCCCCACGCTGGCTCGCGGATGCCCAGGCGCCCAAGGCGATTGTGGCGCCGCTGGGCCTACTGGGATGGGTGCCCAGTGTGGTGCCGATCCAGATCATGCGCCTCGGCGAGCTGTACCTGGCCGCCGCGGGCGGCGAGTTCACCATCGTGTCCGGGCTGCGTATCCGCCGCGTTGTCGCCGACACACTTGGCGTGCCGCTGGAGCAGGTCCTGCTACAGGGATACGCGAACACCTATCACGAATACGTCACCACCCCTGAGGAATACGACGCCCAGCAGTACGAGGGCGGCTCAACCCTGTTCGGCCGCTACACACTTCCGGCCTACCTCCAGGAATTCACCCGACTAGCCGGGGCCTTCGTGGCCCGACAGCAGATCCCGCGCGGTCCCGCACCGCGCGACGTGTCGAATATGCAGCCGAACTTCGCGGCCGCGCCCGGCCCGGACACCACCCCGGCGGGTCGTGCCTTCGGCGATGTACTGACCCAGCCCGCCGCGTCCTACCAGCGCGGCAACCAGGCGGCCGCCGAATTCGTCTCCGCCCACCCGAAACACAGCCCGCGCCGCAACGGCACCTTCCTGGAAGTGCAGCGCCGCAACAGCTCCGGTGACTGGGTGCGGGTAGCCAACGAGGGCGAATGGGCGGTGCGCTACCACTGGAGCAAACGCGGCAGCTCCGAATCCGTGGCCCGGTTCACCTGGGACATCCCGGCCGACGCCGAAACGGGCGCGTACCGCTTCGTGCATTTCGCCGACAGCCTGGGCGGTGACGGCGCACTGCGTCCCTTCACCGGCACCAGCAGCGAATTCGCGGTGACCTAGAGCCCGGTCTGCGCGCCTTTGTCGCCGCGGCGCGCGCCTCGCCGCT
Coding sequences within:
- a CDS encoding neutral/alkaline ceramidase, which gives rise to MSLSRRTVLAGTVVGSASLATVAAAGSIPGALSATAAAAPAGGYLIGIGLSDITGPAAECGMMGYSQLEQTTAGIHLRPRVRAYIIADGDKRVAFVVADNGMIFGSVHRGVMLELARRFGDLYSEQNVLLTSTHSHATCGGSSHDHAYNLAILGFQQQVYDAEVNGIVEAIAAAHADLSPGTLALGRGELHDASVNRSRIAYDRNPDADKNYFPPAGIDPAVTALSITKGGKQVGAITWFATHNTSMSNKNRLISGDNKGYASFAHEHTEHGVRYLDGQPDFVSAFAQTNSGDMSPNLNLGPTSGPTEDEFENTRIIGERQYRASKTALAQARTIGGTVDSMLCYIDLADIAVDGRYTGDGLPKRTSPAAAGVALIAGSTEDGPGLPGIPIPEGVRNPFLDAVGDPRQPAPRWLADAQAPKAIVAPLGLLGWVPSVVPIQIMRLGELYLAAAGGEFTIVSGLRIRRVVADTLGVPLEQVLLQGYANTYHEYVTTPEEYDAQQYEGGSTLFGRYTLPAYLQEFTRLAGAFVARQQIPRGPAPRDVSNMQPNFAAAPGPDTTPAGRAFGDVLTQPAASYQRGNQAAAEFVSAHPKHSPRRNGTFLEVQRRNSSGDWVRVANEGEWAVRYHWSKRGSSESVARFTWDIPADAETGAYRFVHFADSLGGDGALRPFTGTSSEFAVT